The Myroides phaeus DNA segment ACATTTGACTATTGATAGTTCAAAGACAGATAAAACAAAGGTAAGTAAAGCTGTTGCAGGTGTTGGACACGATACGGAAATTCACAAAGCATCTCACGACGCCTACGCAGGTTTACATAGCTGTTGCCAATATACGAGATAGGTTTTGGAGGTTAGCGGCTTATAGTTTACAGTGTAAGTAGAATATTACATTTCACAACCACAATAATGAACTGTTAACAGTACACTAATTATAAATAACAAACAATAATATGAAAAAAGTAATCTTAAGTATTGCTGTATTAGCGATTGCATTTACAGCTTGTAATGACAAAAAAACAAATGAGACTGTACCTGCTACAGAAACGCATGAACACAACCACGACCATGGACATGCAACAAATGAAACAGTAGAGAAATCAACAGCAGTTAAATCTTCTGATGTATTAAAAGCTTCATTAGACGGGTATTTTTCAATGAAAAAAGCACTTCAAGAAGACAAGCAAGCTGACGCAGCAACGGCTTCTGTAGCTTTTGTAAAAAGCTTAAATGAAGTAGGTACTGCTTCTACTGACGCTAACGTTAAAGAGTTAGTGAAAGAATTAACTGAAGAAGCTGCTAAAATGGAAAAAGGTGATATCAAAGCACAAAGAGAAGCATTTGAAGACCTTACAGAAGATATGGTTAAATTAATCAGCATTGTAGGATCTGACCGCGTTGTATTTGAACAATACTGTCCAATGTACGATAACGGAGAAGGTGGTGCTTGGTTAAGTGATGCTGAGGATTTATTCAACCCGCTTTACGGAGCAGCAATGCTTAAATGTGGTGTTACAAATAACAAACTTACACCAGAATCATAAGCAAGATAAACAGCATAAAGCTTATTATCAAATACTTCCTATTATATAGTAGATAGTAATACTATTTAAAATAGAAATTCTATACGAAAGAGGTGCAATATATTGCACCTCTTTTTTTAGATAACAACATCAGTTATCCTTGCTATAAAATTAGTGCGAACCTCAATCATATCTAATACCACACAAGTTCGACACATCTACCACACACCTTCGGTAAAAAAGCTCTTTTCCGAGCAAATCTCGAACTTGTCTCGAACTTATCTCGAACATATCCTAAATAAAACACGTATATCCTACGTTCTTACCAGCACTCCTCACATACTCCATCTTCACTTCTCCTTAAAAAAGAGCAAAAAAAAAGGGCCTTTAAAGCCCCACAATATTAAAAATGATTACTTACCAAATAGATACATAACAGTACCAACTACGCTATAAGTATAAAATATATAACCAAAACACAGCGCAATAAATACACCTAATAGTTGCATTAACCTCACACTAATTCCGATCTCATCTAAGAGTAATTCTTTAAAAATGAAAATATCAGGGCGCTCTCGGTCATAGATAATCTCATATTTTTGTCCAACCGGATTGAAGTTCTTAAGCTCTTCGTGTAAATCCAAATACGGTGTTCCGAATTGGCTTTCATCAATGGATGGAGTATGGATATCATATTCTTTAGGTTGTCCTTTCACAGTTTCCCCTTCTTTCGTAGTAAATTCCATCAAGACCACTTCTGTTTTTACATCTCCTCTTCTACTACTTGCTACATTAGCATCAAAATTCACGTATGATTTATACTTCACTATAGTTGCCAATGCTTCTTCCCCATAGTAATGCAATCGTTGGTCAATGATATACAATTTCAGCAAAGCTAAAAAAGCAAATACGGGTATAAACAATAACAAATACATAAGCTCATTGATTACTGCAATCAATACCACTAAAATCATAAAAACCGCTAAGGGATAGTACGCCTTCTCAATTGAACGTATCATAACATCTGAATTTAAGAGTATTAAAAATAGCAAAAAAAATGATATAGCACTTATGATGCATAAAAATTTAATATTGTAACTAAAGAAAAAGCTATCAAATATGGCATAAAAAAACCTCAACTAAACAAACTATTTAGTTGAGGTTTTTTCTATATAATACCTTTAAACTATTTTCTTACAAAAACAGCTGAAGCACCACTTTGAACAAGTCTCATTCGATTATCATCTAAACGATAAAATTCCATTTCTACAACTGCACCTGCAGGAAAATCAATATCTAACTGATAATAGTCTTCTTCATATTTTTGATAAACATTTACATTATCCTTAGAAACACGAAGTAACTCTTTTACAATACCTTTAAAACATTGTGTAATTCCAGTAAGCATACATACATCATCTTTAGTAATTCTAAATTTAACGACATCAAATTCTACTTCTGAATCATTCTCTGGCGCCCAAGTACCCTGTAACCATACTGGTGTTTTAATATCTGTAGAATGACTTTCCCCTACTTCAATCGAAACCTTATCATTTCCCTTATTGTCATCAGAAGAACAAGCTCCTAATGTTAATAGTGCTAAACTTAATAAAGCAACTACCTTTTTCATACTATTTAATTTTATACTGTTTAAAATGACACTTAATGCCAATTAAAACACTGTTTAACAATTTGTTAGCAAGATACAACTATATAGGGAATAGCACAAATAAGCTTTTTATACGTTATTTTTTAAATATCACTTAGTAACTATGCCTCTTCTGCCATCAACATAACAATTTCTTCAATGAAAGTTTTATAAATCAAATAAGCCTCTTGGTATAAACTATACTCTGTAAAAACCTTTGCCTTATCCAATAACTCCTGAGGATTATCTAACACCAAAGGCTTGTATTCTTCTGCCTTACCGCTAATTTTTCTGTCTTGCACATAAAAACCAGCAACATCAACAATATTTGGATCGCGAACATACAAGTATTCAAACTCCTCTAAATACGTTAGAGCCAAAGAATAGCGTCGGCCAGCTAAATAAGTATTTACCTTATCTAATAACACATAAGGATAGCTTGAATTATAAGCAGTTGCCAAATCAAAAGGTTTCTTTGTTTGATGATACTTTTCTAAGTCAAATGTTGCATGATTTGGAAATAAGTCTTCACGAGTAGTGTAAACTTTGCGTAGATAATCTGTAAACCTACTTTCCAACGGTTTAGGTAAATTACTCAATCGTTTGCCTAATTCTTTATTCGTGTAAGGCAATCTACATTTCCCCAAAACAGAAGGTTCACATTGATAGTCAAAATGATACAAATATCGTTTGCCATCATATAATACAATATAAGTCAATGGCATTGTATTACCGTGAAAAACAGTACAATAGAAAACAGGAATAAACACAGCTTGCTTTTCGTTTAACTCCGTAAACCAAATTGCTTCATCATAAAACATCAACATTTCTCTGTCGTAATGTCTATCGGCAAATTCAGCAAAAATATGGTGTTCATCATTCTCTAACTCAACAGATATCACAGAAGGATATCCTCGTTTAGGAAACAATCCTTTACTATCATAATTATTACACGTTGCACCAACATTTATATATAGTTTATTGTCTCCATTGTCATCTAACCACAACTTAATAATACTTGCAGTATCCGTTTCATCTACTACTTCCACCTCTTGAGCAAAACCAGTGGTAGAACATATCACAGTAAATAGTAAGATCAAAATAGGAAGTTTAATTATAAACTGATTTACGCGTTTTTTTAAAGAATCAAGCATATAAAAAAGTGGTTATCTAAAATGTATATACAATTGAGTTTGCAACAATATTCAAAAGTAAACCTTTCTATTGATATACGAAAAACAGACTTAGAAACTATAAATTACTATAAAAAACAAAATAGTTACCATTTGAAAACAGTAGATTTACATCCATCATAAAAAGATGCTATATATATCAAATACATAAACTAAATACGTGATTCTAATTAGAAAATAAGATATAAAAGCCAAAAATTCGCAACTATCCTTTTTAAAATATTTAGATATATCTTTAAAAACACTAAAAAATATTAGCATAAAAAAGCTATAAGTTAGAAAAAACACATTGCTTTTAGAAAAAATAAAAAAAATATACTATTAATCTCAATTTATAATCATACATTTGCAACGTATTAATAGTTAATGAATTTCTTTTCTATATAGATTTTACCAATGGTAGCGTTCATATTTAAAAGAATGGATGAAACAAATGTAACATTCGTATTAGCTCTTGATTCTTATATTTAGTAAACTGTCTTGTTCTTACACTAAAATGTAGCAATAAAACAGAAGTTTTTAGTTAATCATTACAACATCAAACAAAATGATTACTCTATTTCTTTCTAAGAGAAATAATGTAATCTATCTGTCTTTAAGTTTAATATTAATAACCTATGTGATTCACCTATACTCTAAGTATTGAACTATCCCGTAGTCAAAACAATCTTTTGTAAAAGAATAAATACGAAGAGATCACTAATACAAATAGTTATTAAAAATTAAACAAGCTATTGTAAAGAATTTTATATCTTTATATAGTTATTAAAGAAAAGATGAATTTTAAAGAATTACCTTTAATACCACAAATCAAACAAGCGTTAAACGAGATTGGATATTCTCAGGCAACGGAGATTCAGCAGAAAGCTATACCACTAATCCTACAGGGTAGAGATTTAATCGGTACTGCTCAAACTGGAACAGGTAAAACTGCTGCTTTTGCAATTCCTATCTTAGAAAGACTTAGTAAAGAAGATAATTCACAAAGAGGAATCAAAACATTAGTATTAGTCCCTACACGTGAACTTGCTTTACAAGTCCAAAAAAGTTTCTTAGATTACAGCAAGCACTTGCCTTTAAAGACAATTGCACTATTTGGAGGAGTTTCATTACAACCTCAGATAAAAGCACTTAAACAAAGAGCTGATATTGTTGTAGCAACGCCAGGTCGTTTGTTAGATCTAATCAACCAAAAATATGTTGATTTATCAAAATTACAGATTTTGGTTTTAGATGAAGCAGACCAAATGCTTGATATGGGATTCATCCATGATTTAAAAAAGATATTATCATATATACCTTCTAAAAGACAATCGCTGTTTTTATCAGCTACAATGCCAGCAAGCATTGCTAAGTTTGCTAACACAATAGTGAAAAATCCTGTGAAAATAGAGATTGCTGCTGAGATAATCACAGCAGAAACTATAACACAAGAAGTTTATTATATAGAAAAAAAGGACAAGAGAGACTTATTGCATTCTCTTTTAAGTGAACAAAAAGCACCAACATTAGTATTTACGCGTACAAAGCACGAAGCTAATAAACTTGTAAAACACTTAGATAAAGGAGGACTTGAAGCTATGGCTATTCATGGTAATAAATCTCAAAGCGCAAGAACAAAGGCACTTGAAGACTTTAAAAGTAAACGCATTAAGATTTTAATCGCTACTGATATAGCTGCAAGAGGCATAGATATTGACAAATTACCATTTGTCATTAATTATGATATTCCAGATAAACCTGAAACCTACGTACATCGTATTGGTAGAACAGGTAGGGCTGGAATAAAAGGCACTGCTCTATCTATCTGTACACCAGAACAACAGAAAGAGCTTAATGATATTCAACGTTTCACTGGAATTAAAATGAAAGTGAGAAAACAGGTATCAAAGTAAAAATTTTATAAACTAAAAAACAAAGTAAATATGGCTGATTCTTTTTCTAAAAAAGAAAAAAACAAAAAGAAAGCACAGAAAAAGCAAGAGAAAGCACTGAAAAGAGAAGACCGAAAAACCAACAACAATAAAGGAAAGGACCTTGAAGATATGCTAATCTATGTGGATATTAATGGTAATTTAACTGAGGTTCCGCCAGAAGAGCAAGATATTGAGGCAGCGAACAGAGAGCACGAATTACGTATGTCTGCAGCTGGACCTAATGAAGAATGTGTTGGACAGGTTACTTATTTCAGTAGTAAAGGATTTGGTTTTATTACTGAAGACGAAACGAAGGAGAACATTTTTGTACACAGCAGTCAATTAACACAACCCATAAACCAAGGTGACCGCGTTACCTTTAAAAAAGAAAGAACTCCTAAAGGTCTTAGAGCTATAGAAGTTGCCAAAATAATAAAATAATACAAAATTAAATACTTAATATTATGCAAGAAGGAACAGTAAAATTCTTCAATGAAACTAAAGGTTTCGGATTTATTACACCAAAAGACGGAGGACAAGACATTTTCGTACATACTACAGGTTTATACGACAACATCCGTGAGAATGACGAAGTTGTTTTCGAAGTTGAAAAAGGTAAAAAAGGATTAAACGCAGTTAACGTAAGAAAAGCGTAATTTCCATTCCAGTAATAGACGATTTGAAAAAATCTGACTTATTGAAAATCTTAAAAAAAGCCAGGAGTATCTCCTGGCTTTTTGCTTTTTATGTGTATTCAAAACAAATAACTGCTTTCTTAAGTTCTTTATTGTAAAACAAATAAACACTATCTGCTCCATAACCTTGAAATATATACCCCGTAAGGCGACCTATATAGTCAAATATATTACCATCCTTATCAAAAGGCTTCTCAATCAAATTTGTTCCTTCAAATGCTTTAGCCTCTTCTAAGCTAACATTATACTTCGTTAAATATTCTTGCTCTCCCTTACTCAAGAATTGTATATCATCTATAATTCCACCTATTTCAGGATTCTCCATATACTCTCTATCTTTAGCATAATTGTTTTCCAATTGCTCTAACGTATATATTTTGGAACTATAATTACCAATCGTACTTGGGTATATATGTTTATGCTTTTTATAAAAACTCTTTGCTAACTGAAATGTATCTTCATTTATTTGATATGCTCCTATCAAACTATCTTGATCAGCTTCAATAGCTTGCTTCTCCAATCTATCTAACAAACTTTCTACTAATCCCTGATCCGATGAAGGATTAGTGTAGAACATATGCTTCTGTATAATTGTAGATATGACGCTTTCCCTAATATCATCTTTATAAATAAACAACCAAGTCTTTAATTCTTCAACGTTTTGAAACTCTTTACGTTTATTGCGATATAGCTGTACTATTTCTAAGTTAGACACCTCACTTTGCTTCATTTTTTCAATAGCAAAGTAATTCCAGTCTGCTTCAAAAGCATATTTATCACCTATAATATCAAAGCCTAACATATCCATTTTACAATATTCAGTATGCCATTGCTCTGTTTCTTGACCAACACATCCATCGTAAATCTCTTTAGCTGAAATAAAATGTAACCACTGATCATTAGTAGGATCAACACATTTTAAATTAATAGAACAAATAGGTAAAAAATGCTCTCTACATTTATCAATATCAGTTGCAAATACCTCCTCATAAGCAGGAAAGTATTTAATATCTTCTTTTTTTAAATTCATACAATAAACCTATTTAATTGTCCTTTTCATTCTTATCAATTACAGTAGTTTTTACTATAAAACTTATCGTAGTTCCACTCTCTTCAGAGGAAGTTATCTTTAAATCTGTTTTTAAAAAAGAAGCTCTATCTATCATATTACTCATACCAATACCGTGACTCTTTCCTTTTAGAAGTCCTACTCCATTATCACTTATACTACACAACACTCCTTCATTAGCTTTTTTAAAATCTACAACACATTTTGATGCGTGTGAATGTTTATTAACGTTCTGCAGAGCCTCCTTTATGATATAATAAATATTTACCTTTTGAGAAGAAGACAATATTTCTAAATCTACATCTTGCTTTTCATAAACACAAAAACGCGTATTCCACTCATTTCTCTGCAAATTTACCAGTTCCTTTACTATCTCAATAAACCTATTACCTTTGAACAAATCAACATTACGAAGAGAATGAGATAAATCACGTGTACCAATCTCAAGTTTTTTCAACTCTTCAATTAACACATTCTTTAAATCTCCATTATCACACTCGATCTGTTGCAAATTAAAACGTATAGTAAAAATTCCATTAACAATACCATCATGTAAGTCTTTGGCAATACGATTTCTCTCTGCTTTTTTCACTTCAGTAGCTATATTATTTTTATCAATAATCAATTGATATATGCTCTCGTTCGCTTTCTTTTGTCCTTCAATTAACTTTAACGCCCTATTTTTACTTCTTAAACGCGCAACATAAAAAAATAGGATTAACATAATCAATACAGATAATGTTGCAATAATTAATAAGGAAATAATACCTTTTAAATGATCATTTTCAGCTATTATTAGCTCTGTTTCATAAGCTATACGAGCAAATCTGTTACGAGTATTATTATCTTGTTCTTGAATTTCTCTATTCAAGTGTATCAAATGATCAACCTCATTTTTAAATTTGTGATGTTCATTTAAAAGTATAAACTCAAGAGCTTGTCGTTCCAAAACCTTTAGGTCCTGTCCTTTTACTATATCATAAATTTTTCTACCCCAAACAAGAGCAAGATCACGATCACCAGAATCAAGATACAATTGAGCAAGATCATTACCCGTCATAAACATTCTATAAATATGGCCAAATGTTGAATCTATTTTATAGTTATTTTCAATAATTTTAAAATTATTCCTATCTCCCGTAAGTTCAAATGAAGCAATTGCTTTTGTTGTTTCAAGAAAAGATATTAAAATTGGATAATCGTTTACTGATAGATAGCTTAATCCTTTTTCTGCATATTGATATGCCGTTTGAAACTTTTCTTGCTTTAAATAAACAGCAGCTAAATTTCCGTGAACAGCAGCTAAAGCTAATTTTAAATTCCCCTCTTCAAGTACTTTTTTATTTTTATAATCTTTCTCCATTAACTCCAGAGCCTGAAGAAAATAGCGTTCTCCTTCCTTATAATCATTATGCTCCATAAGACACAATGCCATCAATTGATTTGCTTCAAAAGGAACAGGATTATTGATAGAATTTCTTAATAATGATAACGAATTAGAAACCTTAACCTCACTTTCTAAATACAATCCCATTTCAAACAATAGTCTTGCTTGATAAAATTGTATTTCTCCAACACGTACACTATCGTTAATTTTTTTATAGATATTTTCAACTAATAAATAATAATAAAAGGTACTATCCAATTTTTCCATATTGTGATAATACATACCTATATTATTATACACCTTAGCTAAAGCATAATCATCTCCACGTGCAAGTGCATACTTTTTAGATCGAGTAGCAAGTGCTCTAAAAGACACTGAATCTCGTGTCCAACGCAACTTCATTAAAACACTATCCATAGCCATACGATTACCCTCCGTATTTGAAAGACTCATAACATGTTTAAATTCTGGTTGTAACACCTCTGCTAAACTATCTCTGTAGTGATTACTATATTTATATGCATACAATTGTTCTAAATCAGTTTCAGTTTTGATTTGTGGGTTTGAACAATTTACTAATAACAATATTGCACTTAAAAAACTTAAGTACAAAACAAGTTTATTATTTTTCTGAGTAAGGTAAATCATTTAACAAAATTAGTAATTTGCCTTTAATAAGTTCGCGTTACGGAATTTATTTACACTCTTTTATTAATATAATCGCAATATAAACCAATTGTACACACTATAATATGATATTACAACAAATGAATATATCAATATCTTTATTACACAAAAAATACTGTCAAATTTAAAAAAAGAATTACTTAGAAAAGTTTTGGAAGAATAGTATAAAAAAAAATCTCCCTAAGCAGAATTGGAAGCCTGCAGAGGGAGTAGGTTAACAAATAACAGATTTTGTTAACGGTGCAATATTACGGAATAAATTTAATATTCCACACTATTTTACCTATTTATTTTTTTAATTTATATCAATACACCTTATTATCTTATAAACCAGTGATTTAAAACAGAATACTTTTGAATTATTGATAAAATCTTTTTAGAAAATCACACAAATTCTTGTTCTACTAAATCATTCCTTACTAAAATATCTTCAGATCGATAAGAAACCACTTCATTAGTTGCATTATTACATACTTCAAATGAACTTAACACGCCATTTTTAAAATAATAATTCTTATTTTCTTCTTCCGAAACTTCTATTTTTTTTGTAATTACACCATCACAATAAGTTATTATTGTTTTAACATCATTTTCAGAATACATTTCACTGCAAATCAATCCCTCTTCATCATAAAACTTTGACCATTGCTCATTCAAATTTTGTACACTTTCTAAATTTCCACTTTCATAATATGTAGAGATACTTTGATCAATAC contains these protein-coding regions:
- a CDS encoding DUF3347 domain-containing protein, which produces MKKVILSIAVLAIAFTACNDKKTNETVPATETHEHNHDHGHATNETVEKSTAVKSSDVLKASLDGYFSMKKALQEDKQADAATASVAFVKSLNEVGTASTDANVKELVKELTEEAAKMEKGDIKAQREAFEDLTEDMVKLISIVGSDRVVFEQYCPMYDNGEGGAWLSDAEDLFNPLYGAAMLKCGVTNNKLTPES
- a CDS encoding DEAD/DEAH box helicase, whose protein sequence is MNFKELPLIPQIKQALNEIGYSQATEIQQKAIPLILQGRDLIGTAQTGTGKTAAFAIPILERLSKEDNSQRGIKTLVLVPTRELALQVQKSFLDYSKHLPLKTIALFGGVSLQPQIKALKQRADIVVATPGRLLDLINQKYVDLSKLQILVLDEADQMLDMGFIHDLKKILSYIPSKRQSLFLSATMPASIAKFANTIVKNPVKIEIAAEIITAETITQEVYYIEKKDKRDLLHSLLSEQKAPTLVFTRTKHEANKLVKHLDKGGLEAMAIHGNKSQSARTKALEDFKSKRIKILIATDIAARGIDIDKLPFVINYDIPDKPETYVHRIGRTGRAGIKGTALSICTPEQQKELNDIQRFTGIKMKVRKQVSK
- a CDS encoding cold-shock protein — translated: MADSFSKKEKNKKKAQKKQEKALKREDRKTNNNKGKDLEDMLIYVDINGNLTEVPPEEQDIEAANREHELRMSAAGPNEECVGQVTYFSSKGFGFITEDETKENIFVHSSQLTQPINQGDRVTFKKERTPKGLRAIEVAKIIK
- a CDS encoding cold-shock protein, with protein sequence MQEGTVKFFNETKGFGFITPKDGGQDIFVHTTGLYDNIRENDEVVFEVEKGKKGLNAVNVRKA
- a CDS encoding tetratricopeptide repeat-containing sensor histidine kinase, with translation MIYLTQKNNKLVLYLSFLSAILLLVNCSNPQIKTETDLEQLYAYKYSNHYRDSLAEVLQPEFKHVMSLSNTEGNRMAMDSVLMKLRWTRDSVSFRALATRSKKYALARGDDYALAKVYNNIGMYYHNMEKLDSTFYYYLLVENIYKKINDSVRVGEIQFYQARLLFEMGLYLESEVKVSNSLSLLRNSINNPVPFEANQLMALCLMEHNDYKEGERYFLQALELMEKDYKNKKVLEEGNLKLALAAVHGNLAAVYLKQEKFQTAYQYAEKGLSYLSVNDYPILISFLETTKAIASFELTGDRNNFKIIENNYKIDSTFGHIYRMFMTGNDLAQLYLDSGDRDLALVWGRKIYDIVKGQDLKVLERQALEFILLNEHHKFKNEVDHLIHLNREIQEQDNNTRNRFARIAYETELIIAENDHLKGIISLLIIATLSVLIMLILFFYVARLRSKNRALKLIEGQKKANESIYQLIIDKNNIATEVKKAERNRIAKDLHDGIVNGIFTIRFNLQQIECDNGDLKNVLIEELKKLEIGTRDLSHSLRNVDLFKGNRFIEIVKELVNLQRNEWNTRFCVYEKQDVDLEILSSSQKVNIYYIIKEALQNVNKHSHASKCVVDFKKANEGVLCSISDNGVGLLKGKSHGIGMSNMIDRASFLKTDLKITSSEESGTTISFIVKTTVIDKNEKDN